One genomic window of Daphnia pulex isolate KAP4 chromosome 10, ASM2113471v1 includes the following:
- the LOC124204657 gene encoding cysteine proteinase COT44-like isoform X1 has translation MKCIWFYSSYLRRPTRTTLDFGLSADFFIDYKESVHKMGKFSFILAVMMMASWTVGIQGEDVETAWQKYLAEYPMPLPTMSESNMRKTIFTEIHAKIEQNNAQKGANFEMTHNIFSVMTDAEKQSYLGARLPVPPSNLTRGPSVAKLPATMDYRNDPCMPPVRNQGGCGSCWAYTASAVVEFGKCKKSGGNAIDLSEQQIVDCSPGSGCSGGWEHDAWKYLASCGGHALESSYPYAGRDGACRFSPTGMTIGAKLLTSNPVEWVPSKDTSTMMNILSDGRILTVYIHLPDSFFNYKSGIFDDTKCNSGSAHALNPVGYGTLNGVDYWVMRNSWGAGWGSSGYVLVKRGIDLCLIESYARTTNIDTTTTTSLENFCTNRSDGNYANPNECQSYISCSNGSAYKMNCPSGLAFNEKYNSCDYSYNVPGCN, from the exons ATGAAATGCATTTGGTTCTATTCTAGTTATCTCAGACGTCCGACCCGCACTACACTTGATTTTGGGCTCTCAGCTGACTTTTTCATCGACTACAAAG AAAGTGTACACAAAATGGGcaagttttctttcatcttggctgtgatgatgatggcctcATGGACTGTCGGAATCCAAGGGGAAGACGTGGAAACCGCCTGGCAGAAATATCTG GCTGAATATCCTATGCCACTTCCAACCATGTCCGAGTCAAACATGCGCAAAACAATCTTTACCGAAATTCACGCCAAAATTGAGCAAAACAACGCCCAAAAAGGCGCCAATTTTGAAATGACCCACAACATCTTCTCGGTTATG ACTGATGCAGAGAAACAATCGTATCTCGGAGCTCGACTACCTGTCCCACCTTCCAACTTGACTCGCGGCCCATCCGTCGCCAAACTGCCTGCAACT ATGGACTACAGGAACGATCCTTGCATGCCACCTGTGAGGAACCAAGGTGGATGTGGCAGCTGCTGGGCTTACACTGCCAGCGCAGTGGTCGAATTTGGCAAATGCAAAAAGAGCGGTGGAAATGCCATCGATCTCAg TGAACAGCAGATAGTGGATTGCAGTCCCGGCAGCGGTTGCTCCGGGGGATGGGAACACGACGCTTGGAAATATTTGGCTTCGTGTGGTGGTCACGCCCTCGAGTCCTCGTACCCTTACGCAGGAAGAGATGGGGCCTGCAGGTTCAGCCCTACGGGCATGACCATCGGAGCTAAACTTTTAACTTCGAATCCTGTCGAATGGGTACCATCTAAAGACACTTCCACCATGATGAATATTTTGTCGGATGGACGAATCCTCACCGTCTACATCCACCTGCCCGACAGTTTCTTTAATTACAA GAGTGGCATTTTTGACGATACCAAATGCAACAGCGGAAGTGCTCACGCACTGAACCCCGTCGGCTATGGCACCTTGAACGGTGTCGATTATTGG GTTATGCGCAATTCGTGGGGAGCTGGATGGGGTTCTTCCGGCTACGTTCTCGTCAAACGGGGCATCGACCTGTGCCTGATTGAATCCTATGCTCGCACTACTAACATTGACACTACCACAACAACTTCACTGGAGAATTTCTGCACAAACAGGTCCGACGGCAACTACGCCAATCCGAACGAATGCCAATCTTATATTTCGTGTTCCAATGGATCGGCATACAAAATG AATTGCCCATCCGGCCTGGCTTTCAATGAGAAATACAACAGTTGCGACTACAGCTACAACGTACCTGGTTGTAATTAA
- the LOC124204657 gene encoding zingipain-2-like isoform X2 yields the protein MGKFSFILAVMMMASWTVGIQGEDVETAWQKYLAEYPMPLPTMSESNMRKTIFTEIHAKIEQNNAQKGANFEMTHNIFSVMTDAEKQSYLGARLPVPPSNLTRGPSVAKLPATMDYRNDPCMPPVRNQGGCGSCWAYTASAVVEFGKCKKSGGNAIDLSEQQIVDCSPGSGCSGGWEHDAWKYLASCGGHALESSYPYAGRDGACRFSPTGMTIGAKLLTSNPVEWVPSKDTSTMMNILSDGRILTVYIHLPDSFFNYKSGIFDDTKCNSGSAHALNPVGYGTLNGVDYWVMRNSWGAGWGSSGYVLVKRGIDLCLIESYARTTNIDTTTTTSLENFCTNRSDGNYANPNECQSYISCSNGSAYKMNCPSGLAFNEKYNSCDYSYNVPGCN from the exons ATGGGcaagttttctttcatcttggctgtgatgatgatggcctcATGGACTGTCGGAATCCAAGGGGAAGACGTGGAAACCGCCTGGCAGAAATATCTG GCTGAATATCCTATGCCACTTCCAACCATGTCCGAGTCAAACATGCGCAAAACAATCTTTACCGAAATTCACGCCAAAATTGAGCAAAACAACGCCCAAAAAGGCGCCAATTTTGAAATGACCCACAACATCTTCTCGGTTATG ACTGATGCAGAGAAACAATCGTATCTCGGAGCTCGACTACCTGTCCCACCTTCCAACTTGACTCGCGGCCCATCCGTCGCCAAACTGCCTGCAACT ATGGACTACAGGAACGATCCTTGCATGCCACCTGTGAGGAACCAAGGTGGATGTGGCAGCTGCTGGGCTTACACTGCCAGCGCAGTGGTCGAATTTGGCAAATGCAAAAAGAGCGGTGGAAATGCCATCGATCTCAg TGAACAGCAGATAGTGGATTGCAGTCCCGGCAGCGGTTGCTCCGGGGGATGGGAACACGACGCTTGGAAATATTTGGCTTCGTGTGGTGGTCACGCCCTCGAGTCCTCGTACCCTTACGCAGGAAGAGATGGGGCCTGCAGGTTCAGCCCTACGGGCATGACCATCGGAGCTAAACTTTTAACTTCGAATCCTGTCGAATGGGTACCATCTAAAGACACTTCCACCATGATGAATATTTTGTCGGATGGACGAATCCTCACCGTCTACATCCACCTGCCCGACAGTTTCTTTAATTACAA GAGTGGCATTTTTGACGATACCAAATGCAACAGCGGAAGTGCTCACGCACTGAACCCCGTCGGCTATGGCACCTTGAACGGTGTCGATTATTGG GTTATGCGCAATTCGTGGGGAGCTGGATGGGGTTCTTCCGGCTACGTTCTCGTCAAACGGGGCATCGACCTGTGCCTGATTGAATCCTATGCTCGCACTACTAACATTGACACTACCACAACAACTTCACTGGAGAATTTCTGCACAAACAGGTCCGACGGCAACTACGCCAATCCGAACGAATGCCAATCTTATATTTCGTGTTCCAATGGATCGGCATACAAAATG AATTGCCCATCCGGCCTGGCTTTCAATGAGAAATACAACAGTTGCGACTACAGCTACAACGTACCTGGTTGTAATTAA